GGCCCCTGCAATCAGCAGCGAGGCCGACGAACTGCTTGAGCCCGTCCGGTCGTGGCCGCAACGCACCATGCTCGAGTTCACTCGGCGAAGGGATGCCTCGCCAGCCGAGCTGCCCACCCTCAGTTCGTGAGGACGACGGTGCGAGACACCAAGCCCACACACATTGAGGTCTTCCCAACGTCCGCGACACGCGCCCACGCGCAGGGTTTCGCGATCACCGTTACGCCCAACGGAGCCAAACTCTCATTGACGCGGCCCCGCTCCTTCAGGGATGCCGCTAGGTGTTCAGCTCCAACGCTCGTTGGATGGCGGCTCGGACGACCTGCTCGCAACCATCCACCTGTGCACTCTGCAGGACCGAGTGGACGAAGGCGTTGTCGGGATAGCTCGCCCCCGACCCGATCTTCGCGAGAAACTGGTTGCCCAACACATTGAGGCACTCGTTGACGCACCGAAGCCCTGCGAGCGCCGTATCGGGCGTGTTGCCCGCCTCGACATAGAAGCAACGGCCGGCGACTGCAAGCTCACCCACGAGAAGACCTAGAAATCTCGATCGAGAGCGGGAACCGAGCCGCGCCACGGCGTTCCGAGCCAACTCATCCATCCCCGGAGCTTGCCGCACTCACGCCAGAACTGCCGCTCGGGCGTTCGGTAGCTACCGCGCGAGACTTACGGCGTGACCGACTGCCCAGCGTGCAAGCGGAACCAAGCGGCTGATCGCGGCGAGGATCCTTGGGCAGTCGCCCGTCTTACGACCGGCTACGTGAAGGTGCATGAGATTCGCTACTTCCGCGGCTACACATTCTTCGTCGCCAAGGACTGTGTCGCTGAGCTCCACGAGTTGGAGGTAGACGCTCGCGACGCCCACCTCGCGGAGATGGCCGAGGTGGCTCACGCCGTCGTTGAGGCGTTCCAGCCTCAGAAGCTCAACTACGAAGCTCTGGGCAACTCCGTGCGACACCTGCACTGGCACCTCATACCGCGCCGTTCGGATGATCCGCGGCCTTGGGGCCCGGTCTGGGAGGACCTGGAGTTTCTAAGGGCTGTGTGGACAGGCGCTCCCCGGTATGACGAGTCAGAGCGCGATGAACTCCGCGAGGCGCTATTCCGTGCGCTCCAACGGCGACCTGTGCGAATCGAGCAGTTCTACGTGTGATGGTTCGCGTCGCAGTACGGCGCGCCAGAACTGCCGCTAGGCGCGCACCGTGGATGGAACGCATCGCCTTCTACCCGTCGGCAACCGGACTGGGCGTCGGTTGAAGCCGGTAGTGGAGCCGAATGATCGGGATTGCCCAGAGGTTGAGCGCGTGGTCAGTTCGCAGCACGCCCTCGTCATCGACGTACACCCGGAACTCTTCGGCGACCGGAACCCGTCGGGCCCACGCGCTCTGACCGTCACGGTGAGCGACGATCAAGTACGCCCCGTCGTCACCAAAGTCCGCGAGCGGCGAGGTGAGCCTGAGCGCGCCGCCGTCGTCGACAGTCGGTCGCAGGAATACGGCGACGCTGCCATTCGGTAGCGGGAACATCACCCGGATGCTCGGCCCGCGGGTGAGGGGAAGCTGGGTCGTGCCGTACCAGCCGCTGTACACCGTCTGCCCGTTGGCCCGGAGGGATCGCAACCACGCGGCGCCGAGCTGCACACCGTCACGGTCGAACACCGCCAGCACGCGACTGTCCATCCCGCGGGCTACCTCGAGCGGACGGAGTGGTAGGCCGAGTTGCTGGAGGCGGCGGGCAAACACCGCGGTGAGGGCCCAGCCGAACGGCCAAGCCGCCGGGCACCACTGTGACCACACGTCACGCAACAACCTCTGGGGCGATCTGGGTGGAGTCGAACGCCGCCCCGGCCAGCGCGGCGAGGCGCGTCAATAGACCGCCACCCTCCCGGACGGTCCCACCGATGCGGCGAGCCTCCCGGCCGACCCATTCGTCCGCGATGACGAGCGGATCACCGACCGGACCGTCGAGCCATGGATGATCCGCGAGAACAACACGGCGACCAGTGGCGCGCACCCACGCTTGGGTCGCTCGGTCGATCGGATGGCCACCATCTGGCACGCGTCCATGATGACTTGCGGCTCTGAGCATCGCGCCCGAACTGCGCTATGCGCCGGCCAACTCAGCCGCTCAGTTGTCAACGCAGCGCACTTGAAGCTGAACCCGCCGCCGAATCGATTCGCTTCGGCGGGGAAGTGTGATGCCACAACTGGCGTCGTTGTCAAACACGCGCTTACAGCCTCTCTGTCAAACCCGACCCCGGGCTCCCGTCCACGGCCACATCTCGCGCGCGAGTCGACGCATCGACCCCTTGGTCCTCTGTCTCG
This genomic interval from Actinomycetota bacterium contains the following:
- a CDS encoding HIT family protein, with amino-acid sequence MTDCPACKRNQAADRGEDPWAVARLTTGYVKVHEIRYFRGYTFFVAKDCVAELHELEVDARDAHLAEMAEVAHAVVEAFQPQKLNYEALGNSVRHLHWHLIPRRSDDPRPWGPVWEDLEFLRAVWTGAPRYDESERDELREALFRALQRRPVRIEQFYV